From Medicago truncatula cultivar Jemalong A17 chromosome 7, MtrunA17r5.0-ANR, whole genome shotgun sequence, a single genomic window includes:
- the LOC120577094 gene encoding ATP synthase subunit beta, chloroplastic, producing MRLTPTTSDTEVSGLEKKNIGRITQIIGPVLDVVFPPGKMPNIYNALIVQGRDTVGQEINVTCEVQQLLGNNRVRAVAMSATDGLKRGMVVINTGAPLSVPVGGATLGRIFNVLGEPIDNLGPVDTGTTSPIHRSAPAFIQLDTKLSIFETGIKVVDLLAPYRRGEKIGLFGGAGVGKTVLIMELINNIAKAHGGVSVFGGVGERTREGNDLYMEMKESGVINEKNIAESKVALVYGQMNEPPGARMRVGLTALTMAEYFRDVNEQDVLLFIDNIFRFVQAGSEVSALLGRMPSALGKSKKVFSLKTNNNILSCHP from the coding sequence ATGAGACTAACTCCTACCACTTCGGATACTGAGGTTTCtggacttgaaaaaaaaaatataggacgTATCACGCAAATAATTGGTCCGGTACTCGATGTAGTTTTTCCACCAGGGAAGATGCCTAATATTTACAACGCTCTGATAGTTCAAGGTCGAGATACTGTTGGCCAAGAAATTAACGTAACTTGTGAAGTACAGCAATTATTAGGAAATAATAGAGTTAGAGCTGTAGCTATGAGTGCTACAGATGGTCTAAAGAGAGGAATGGTTGTGATTAACACGGGAGCTCCCCTAAGTGTTCCAGTCGGCGGAGCAACCCTAGGTCGAATTTTCAACGTGCTTGGAGAGCCTATTGATAATTTAGGTCCTGTAGATACTGGGACAACCTCTCCTATTCATAGATCCGCGCCTGCCTTTATACAATTAGATACAAAATTATCCATTTTTGAAACAGGAATTAAAGTTGTAGATCTTTTAGCTCCTTATCGCCGTGGCGAAAAAATAGGACTTTTCGGTGGAGCTGGGGTAGGTAAAACAGTACTGATTATGGAATTGATCAATAACATTGCCAAAGCTCATGGAGGTGTATCCGTATTTGGCGGAGTAGGTGAGCGTACTCGTGAGGGAAATGATCTTTATATGGAAATGAAAGAATCCGGagtaattaatgaaaaaaatattgcgGAATCAAAAGTAGCTCTAGTCTACGGGCAAATGAATGAACCGCCCGGAGCTCGTATGAGAGTTGGTTTAACTGCCCTAACTATGGCAGAATATTTCCGAGATGTCAATGAACAGGACGTCCTTCTATTTATCGACAATATCTTCCGTTTTGTCCAAGCCGGATCCGAAGTATCTGCCCTATTGGGCCGAATGCCTTCCGCTCTGGGGAAGTCAAAAAAGGTTTTCTCCTTGAAGACAAATAACAACATTTTGTCATGTCACCCATGA
- the LOC120576791 gene encoding ribulose bisphosphate carboxylase large chain — MSPQTETKATVGFKAGVKDYRLTYYTPDYETKDTDILAAFRVSPQPGVPAEEAGAAVAAESSTGTWTTVWTDGLTSLDRYKGRCYHIEPVAGEESQFIAYVTYPLDLFEEGSVTNMFTSIVGNVFGFKALRALRLEDLRIPVAYVKTFQGPPHGIQVERDKLNKYGRPLLGCTIKPKLGLSAKNYGRAVYECLRGGLDFTKDDENVNSQPFMRWRDRFLFCAEAIYKAQAETGEIKGHYLNATAGTCEDMMKRAVFARELGVPIVMHDYLTGGFTANTTLAHYCRDNGLLLHIHRAMHAVIDRQKNHGMHFRVLAKALRMSGGDHIHAGTVVGKLEGERDITLGFVDLLRDDFVEKDRSRGIFFTRDWVSLPGVLPVASGGIHVWHMPALTEIFGDDSVLQFGGGTLGHPWGNAPGAVANRVALEACVQARNEGRDLAREGNEIIREATKWSPELAAACEVWKEIKFEFPAMDTI; from the coding sequence ATGTCACCACAAACAGAAACTAAAGCAACGGTTGGGTTCAAAGCTGGTGTTAAAGATTATCGATTGACTTATTATACTCCTGACTATGAAACCAAAGATACTGATATCTTGGCAGCATTCCGAGTAAGTCCTCAACCTGGAGTTCCGGCTGAAGAAGCAGGTGCAGCGGTAGCTGCCGAATCTTCCACTGGGACATGGACAACCGTGTGGACCGATGGACTTACCAGTCTTGATCGTTATAAAGGACGCTGCTACCACATCGAACCTGTTGCTGGAGAAGAGAGTCAATTTATTGCTTATGTAACTTATCCCTTAGACCTTTTTGAAGAAGGTTCTGTTACTAACATGTTTACCTCCATTGTAGGTAATGTATTTGGGTTCAAGGCCTTGCGTGCTCTACGTCTGGAAGATTTGCGAATCCCCGTTGCTTATGTTAAAACTTTCCAAGGTCCTCCTCACGGAATCCAAGTTGAGAGAGATAAATTGAACAAATATGGACGTCCCCTATTGGGATGTACTATTAAACCTAAATTGGGTTTATCCGCTAAAAATTACGGTAGAGCAGTTTATGAATGTCTACGTGGTGGACTTGATTTTACCAAAGATGATGAAAATGTGAACTCCCAACCATTTATGCGTTGGAGAGACCGTTTCTTATTTTGTGCCGAAGCTATTTATAAAGCACAGGCCGAAACTGgtgaaatcaaaggacattatTTGAATGCTACTGCGGGCACCTGTGAAGACATGATGAAAAGAGCTGTATTTGCTAGAGAATTGGGCGTGCCTATCGTAATGCATGACTACTTAACCGGTGGATTCACTGCAAATACTACCTTGGCTCACTATTGCCGCGATAATGGTCTACTTCTTCATATCCACCGTGCAATGCATGCAGTTATTGATAGACAGAAAAATCATGGTATGCACTTTCGTGTATTAGCTAAAGCGTTACGTATGTCAGGTGGAGATCATATTCACGCTGGTACTGTAGTAGGTAAACTGGAAGGAGAAAGGGATATTACTTTAGGTTTTGTTGATTTACTACgtgatgattttgttgaaaaagataGAAGTCGCGGTATTTTTTTCACTCGGGATTGGGTTTCTTTACCTGGTGTTCTGCCTGTTGCTTCAGGTGGTATTCATGTTTGGCATATGCCTGCTCTGACCGAGATATTTGGAGATGATTCTGTACTTCAATTCGGTGGAGGAACTTTAGGACACCCTTGGGGAAATGCACCTGGTGCCGTAGCGAATCGAGTAGCTCTGGAAGCATGTGTACAAGCTCGTAATGAAGGACGTGATCTTGCTCGTGAGGGTAATGAAATTATCCGTGAAGCTACCAAATGGAGTCCTGAATTAGCTGCTGCTTGTGAAGTCTGGAAGGAGATCAAATTTGAATTCCCAGCAATGGATACTATTTAA